One stretch of Eupeodes corollae chromosome 2, idEupCoro1.1, whole genome shotgun sequence DNA includes these proteins:
- the LOC129948202 gene encoding uncharacterized protein LOC129948202 isoform X3, with protein MSDESQSQLEIKELLGSWNLGHLSDLFISERITVEVLKILKEKHFPMLFKNSSVGDLAMFEHKLMEWRSSLGIGEQQIDMFTLRENSCSSSFSSSPTSSIREDPSAPAISLSLILKNSPKARDIEKFYEQNFKLQDIHRQALITLICEYFIDNHLHLNLYTSYMLEEQILQRFKGEKLEFYRTGKRGKIYAKFCNSKTSSRLAVKRSIFPKAENAEVTEKSNKKHLMEFTPEVDAEECIRSIKYDNLSTSEFDSCWQACSQFRLDQIYKETTLHTIFEEWPDYKKPGGYRLIDKDFGVVFRNSPGVLLKYPEQAGNLRKFLLDEDHLRDKNLRNMVNQIDENDIKTAL; from the exons ATGTCAGATGAGTCGCAGTCCCAGTTGGAAATAAAAGAACTTCTGGGCAGTTGGAATCTTGGACACCTGTCAGATTTGTTTATCT CTGAGCGCATAACAGTTGAagtgcttaaaattttaaaggaaaaacatTTTCCTATGCTTTTCAAAAACAGTTCAGTTGGAGATCTGGCAATGTTTGAACACAAGTTAATGGAGTGGAGATCCTCTCTAGGTATCGGAGAGCAGCAAATTGATATGTTTACCTTGCGGGAAAATTCATGCAGCTCATCATTTTCATCTTCGCCAACGTCGTCAATAAGAGAAGATCCATCTGCGCCTGCTATAtctctttctttaattttaaaaaactcaccAAAGGCGAGAGACATAGAAAAATTCTATGAACAAAACTTCAAGCTTCAGGATATACATCGACAGGCGTTGATCACATTaatatgtgaatattttatcgacAACCATCTTCATTTGAATTTATACACTAGCTACATGCTAGAGGAACAAATATTGCAAAGATTCAAAGGGGAAAAGCTTGAGTTTTACCGCACTGGTAAAAGAGGTAAAATATATGCCAAGTTTTGCAATTCGAAGACCTCCTCTAGATTGGCTGTTAAAAGATCTATCTTTCCTAAAGCTGAAAATGCTGAAGTAACtgagaaatcaaataaaaaacatttgatggaattca CTCCGGAAGTTGATGCAGAAGAGTGTATTAGGAGCATCAAATATGATAACTTGTCAACTTCAGAGTTCGACAGCTGTTGGCAAGCTTGTAGCCAATTTAGACTGGATCAAATATATAAAGAGACAACTTTACACACCATTTTTGAGGAATGGCCGGATTACAAGAAGCCAGGAGGTTATCGTTTG ATTGACAAGGATTTTGGggttgtttttcgaaattcccCAGGAGTTCTTTTGAAGTATCCAGAGCAGGCTGGCAATCTGAGAAAGTTTTTACTAGATGAAGATCACCTGCGAGACAAAAATTTACGAAATATGGTGAACCAAATTGACGAAAATGATATTAAAACTG CGCTCTGA
- the LOC129948202 gene encoding uncharacterized protein LOC129948202 isoform X1: MSDESQSQLEIKELLGSWNLGHLSDLFISERITVEVLKILKEKHFPMLFKNSSVGDLAMFEHKLMEWRSSLGIGEQQIDMFTLRENSCSSSFSSSPTSSIREDPSAPAISLSLILKNSPKARDIEKFYEQNFKLQDIHRQALITLICEYFIDNHLHLNLYTSYMLEEQILQRFKGEKLEFYRTGKRGKIYAKFCNSKTSSRLAVKRSIFPKAENAEVTEKSNKKHLMEFTPEVDAEECIRSIKYDNLSTSEFDSCWQACSQFRLDQIYKETTLHTIFEEWPDYKKPGGYRLIDKDFGVVFRNSPGVLLKYPEQAGNLRKFLLDEDHLRDKNLRNMVNQIDENDIKTDSAAVKLFWCLHGYLIPTQKGSRKDNSGKSSTVRFTIKSSQEAFLFIGSSVQELDDHIAFLKSKSENIQPFILAVGDKDFENFSNYYVYLDGIKFVFSNFLRAIDICFKCFNLFNLEYPLACSQLWTFIEHYFYELNISKTKSPKMYLLIEALRKSALTQDDEVADSEAGLGYI, translated from the exons ATGTCAGATGAGTCGCAGTCCCAGTTGGAAATAAAAGAACTTCTGGGCAGTTGGAATCTTGGACACCTGTCAGATTTGTTTATCT CTGAGCGCATAACAGTTGAagtgcttaaaattttaaaggaaaaacatTTTCCTATGCTTTTCAAAAACAGTTCAGTTGGAGATCTGGCAATGTTTGAACACAAGTTAATGGAGTGGAGATCCTCTCTAGGTATCGGAGAGCAGCAAATTGATATGTTTACCTTGCGGGAAAATTCATGCAGCTCATCATTTTCATCTTCGCCAACGTCGTCAATAAGAGAAGATCCATCTGCGCCTGCTATAtctctttctttaattttaaaaaactcaccAAAGGCGAGAGACATAGAAAAATTCTATGAACAAAACTTCAAGCTTCAGGATATACATCGACAGGCGTTGATCACATTaatatgtgaatattttatcgacAACCATCTTCATTTGAATTTATACACTAGCTACATGCTAGAGGAACAAATATTGCAAAGATTCAAAGGGGAAAAGCTTGAGTTTTACCGCACTGGTAAAAGAGGTAAAATATATGCCAAGTTTTGCAATTCGAAGACCTCCTCTAGATTGGCTGTTAAAAGATCTATCTTTCCTAAAGCTGAAAATGCTGAAGTAACtgagaaatcaaataaaaaacatttgatggaattca CTCCGGAAGTTGATGCAGAAGAGTGTATTAGGAGCATCAAATATGATAACTTGTCAACTTCAGAGTTCGACAGCTGTTGGCAAGCTTGTAGCCAATTTAGACTGGATCAAATATATAAAGAGACAACTTTACACACCATTTTTGAGGAATGGCCGGATTACAAGAAGCCAGGAGGTTATCGTTTG ATTGACAAGGATTTTGGggttgtttttcgaaattcccCAGGAGTTCTTTTGAAGTATCCAGAGCAGGCTGGCAATCTGAGAAAGTTTTTACTAGATGAAGATCACCTGCGAGACAAAAATTTACGAAATATGGTGAACCAAATTGACGAAAATGATATTAAAACTG ATAGTGCAgcagtaaaattattttggtgtCTCCACGGCTATTTGATACCAACACAAAAGGGCAGCCGGAAAGATAACTCTGGAAAAAGTAGTACTGTAAGGTTTACTATTAAAAGCTCTCAAGAGGCTTTCCTTTTTATTGGGTCCAGCGTACAAGAACTCGATGACCATAtagcatttttgaaaagcaagtCAGAAAATATACAACCATTTATACTTGCCGTTGGGGATAaggattttgaaaacttttcgaACTACTACGTTTACCTTGATGGTATTAAGTtcgtgttttcaaattttttgagagcAATTGATATATGTTTCAAGTGCTTCAACTTGTTTAATTTGGAGTATCCGTTAGCGTGCTCACAATTATGGACATTTATTGAGCACTACTTCTACGAGCTCaacatttctaaaacaaaatccCCTAAAATGTATTTACTCATCGAAGCGTTAAGAAAAAg CGCTCTGACTCAAGATGATGAAGTTGCAGATTCAGAAGCCGGCCTCGgatatatttaa
- the LOC129948202 gene encoding uncharacterized protein LOC129948202 isoform X4, which produces MSDESQSQLEIKELLGSWNLGHLSDLFISPEVDAEECIRSIKYDNLSTSEFDSCWQACSQFRLDQIYKETTLHTIFEEWPDYKKPGGYRLIDKDFGVVFRNSPGVLLKYPEQAGNLRKFLLDEDHLRDKNLRNMVNQIDENDIKTDSAAVKLFWCLHGYLIPTQKGSRKDNSGKSSTVRFTIKSSQEAFLFIGSSVQELDDHIAFLKSKSENIQPFILAVGDKDFENFSNYYVYLDGIKFVFSNFLRAIDICFKCFNLFNLEYPLACSQLWTFIEHYFYELNISKTKSPKMYLLIEALRKSALTQDDEVADSEAGLGYI; this is translated from the exons ATGTCAGATGAGTCGCAGTCCCAGTTGGAAATAAAAGAACTTCTGGGCAGTTGGAATCTTGGACACCTGTCAGATTTGTTTATCT CTCCGGAAGTTGATGCAGAAGAGTGTATTAGGAGCATCAAATATGATAACTTGTCAACTTCAGAGTTCGACAGCTGTTGGCAAGCTTGTAGCCAATTTAGACTGGATCAAATATATAAAGAGACAACTTTACACACCATTTTTGAGGAATGGCCGGATTACAAGAAGCCAGGAGGTTATCGTTTG ATTGACAAGGATTTTGGggttgtttttcgaaattcccCAGGAGTTCTTTTGAAGTATCCAGAGCAGGCTGGCAATCTGAGAAAGTTTTTACTAGATGAAGATCACCTGCGAGACAAAAATTTACGAAATATGGTGAACCAAATTGACGAAAATGATATTAAAACTG ATAGTGCAgcagtaaaattattttggtgtCTCCACGGCTATTTGATACCAACACAAAAGGGCAGCCGGAAAGATAACTCTGGAAAAAGTAGTACTGTAAGGTTTACTATTAAAAGCTCTCAAGAGGCTTTCCTTTTTATTGGGTCCAGCGTACAAGAACTCGATGACCATAtagcatttttgaaaagcaagtCAGAAAATATACAACCATTTATACTTGCCGTTGGGGATAaggattttgaaaacttttcgaACTACTACGTTTACCTTGATGGTATTAAGTtcgtgttttcaaattttttgagagcAATTGATATATGTTTCAAGTGCTTCAACTTGTTTAATTTGGAGTATCCGTTAGCGTGCTCACAATTATGGACATTTATTGAGCACTACTTCTACGAGCTCaacatttctaaaacaaaatccCCTAAAATGTATTTACTCATCGAAGCGTTAAGAAAAAg CGCTCTGACTCAAGATGATGAAGTTGCAGATTCAGAAGCCGGCCTCGgatatatttaa
- the LOC129948202 gene encoding uncharacterized protein LOC129948202 isoform X2: protein MFEHKLMEWRSSLGIGEQQIDMFTLRENSCSSSFSSSPTSSIREDPSAPAISLSLILKNSPKARDIEKFYEQNFKLQDIHRQALITLICEYFIDNHLHLNLYTSYMLEEQILQRFKGEKLEFYRTGKRGKIYAKFCNSKTSSRLAVKRSIFPKAENAEVTEKSNKKHLMEFTPEVDAEECIRSIKYDNLSTSEFDSCWQACSQFRLDQIYKETTLHTIFEEWPDYKKPGGYRLIDKDFGVVFRNSPGVLLKYPEQAGNLRKFLLDEDHLRDKNLRNMVNQIDENDIKTDSAAVKLFWCLHGYLIPTQKGSRKDNSGKSSTVRFTIKSSQEAFLFIGSSVQELDDHIAFLKSKSENIQPFILAVGDKDFENFSNYYVYLDGIKFVFSNFLRAIDICFKCFNLFNLEYPLACSQLWTFIEHYFYELNISKTKSPKMYLLIEALRKSALTQDDEVADSEAGLGYI, encoded by the exons ATGTTTGAACACAAGTTAATGGAGTGGAGATCCTCTCTAGGTATCGGAGAGCAGCAAATTGATATGTTTACCTTGCGGGAAAATTCATGCAGCTCATCATTTTCATCTTCGCCAACGTCGTCAATAAGAGAAGATCCATCTGCGCCTGCTATAtctctttctttaattttaaaaaactcaccAAAGGCGAGAGACATAGAAAAATTCTATGAACAAAACTTCAAGCTTCAGGATATACATCGACAGGCGTTGATCACATTaatatgtgaatattttatcgacAACCATCTTCATTTGAATTTATACACTAGCTACATGCTAGAGGAACAAATATTGCAAAGATTCAAAGGGGAAAAGCTTGAGTTTTACCGCACTGGTAAAAGAGGTAAAATATATGCCAAGTTTTGCAATTCGAAGACCTCCTCTAGATTGGCTGTTAAAAGATCTATCTTTCCTAAAGCTGAAAATGCTGAAGTAACtgagaaatcaaataaaaaacatttgatggaattca CTCCGGAAGTTGATGCAGAAGAGTGTATTAGGAGCATCAAATATGATAACTTGTCAACTTCAGAGTTCGACAGCTGTTGGCAAGCTTGTAGCCAATTTAGACTGGATCAAATATATAAAGAGACAACTTTACACACCATTTTTGAGGAATGGCCGGATTACAAGAAGCCAGGAGGTTATCGTTTG ATTGACAAGGATTTTGGggttgtttttcgaaattcccCAGGAGTTCTTTTGAAGTATCCAGAGCAGGCTGGCAATCTGAGAAAGTTTTTACTAGATGAAGATCACCTGCGAGACAAAAATTTACGAAATATGGTGAACCAAATTGACGAAAATGATATTAAAACTG ATAGTGCAgcagtaaaattattttggtgtCTCCACGGCTATTTGATACCAACACAAAAGGGCAGCCGGAAAGATAACTCTGGAAAAAGTAGTACTGTAAGGTTTACTATTAAAAGCTCTCAAGAGGCTTTCCTTTTTATTGGGTCCAGCGTACAAGAACTCGATGACCATAtagcatttttgaaaagcaagtCAGAAAATATACAACCATTTATACTTGCCGTTGGGGATAaggattttgaaaacttttcgaACTACTACGTTTACCTTGATGGTATTAAGTtcgtgttttcaaattttttgagagcAATTGATATATGTTTCAAGTGCTTCAACTTGTTTAATTTGGAGTATCCGTTAGCGTGCTCACAATTATGGACATTTATTGAGCACTACTTCTACGAGCTCaacatttctaaaacaaaatccCCTAAAATGTATTTACTCATCGAAGCGTTAAGAAAAAg CGCTCTGACTCAAGATGATGAAGTTGCAGATTCAGAAGCCGGCCTCGgatatatttaa